CGAGCTATTCGAGGCGAACTCGACAAGCTGGGGCGTTACGTCGCCCTGCACCTGCTGGGCACGGGCAATCCGATATCGATTGCGTTGTACGCTGCGATGGGAGCTGACAGCTTCGATGGATTAGAGTGGTGCCAAACCGTTGTCGATCACGACACAGCATTGCTCTACCACCTGTCACAGGCCGATTTCTTTACCGGGCAAACGGCTTGGGCCGATGCCAAACTCTCGTTTCAGGCGCGCACACTGGCACACAACCTCGAGTTTTACGCGGGGTGGATGCACCGCCTTCGGGCTGCAATGGCCGCCGGGAACGTGGTCGACTTCTGCCGCCACAACTTCCCGGTCCGCGCGTTCCAGCAATGTGCCCCAGCCTTTGAATGGAGTGCATCATGAAGGTGGACATCATTAACCGGACAATTCGCGCGATGTGCGGCGAGGTCAAGGCACAAGGCAGTGCGCTACAGGACTGGCATCTGCTAACCGAAGAAGAGCTGCTATACGAAGCTGCGCTGTGCATCTTCGGCAGCCAGATGGTGTTCGAGATGGCAGTGGCCACGGCAGACCGCTTGCGTGACGTGGGCCTTATCCTGCCGCAATGCCGGCTCGATCACGGCGAATACGAATCCCGCATCATTGCGGTGCTCTCCGAACCATTGGTCATGGTGGGGAAAGACGGCTCCACGCGCTGGGCGCGGCCGCGACTCAAGAACCGTCTGGCCTCGTTACTGGCAACCACGGTAGCCGAGATCTACGGAAAAGGCCGCTCAATCCGAAGTCTGTTGTTTGCTGCCGAGAGCGCCAAGGGGGCGCGCGAGGTTTTGATCCAGAACATATGGGGGTTTGGGCCCAAACAGGCCAGCCTCTTCTTGCGGCGAGTCGGTTGCTGCGCGGATCTAGCTGTCCTGGATGTGCACGTACTGGACTATCTTCAGTTGGCACGCGGGCTTTCGCTCACGCCTAGCAGGCTAGGACGGTTGTCGTTCTACGAAGAAATAGAAGATACCTTTCGTGAAGTCGCGGATGAGTTCGGATACTCGCTTGGTTGCGTCGATCTGGCGACTTGGCTCACGATGCGCGTTGCCAAGAGGGAGGCCTATTTATGAGCTTTGTGAACTTGGTTTCTGGTGGCCTCGACTCGACCCTGGTCGGTGTGATGGCAAAGGAAGACCACATCGACCACTTCCCGTTATTCATCGACTATGGCCAGCGGGCTGCAAATAAAGAGTGGGCAACCTGCCAGGCCGTCCATAAGCAACTTGGATTGCCCGAACCGACGAAAATGGACCTCTCCGGATTCGGGCGCGTCATTGTCTCCGGCCTGACGAGCACGGAACTGGATATTAAGAACGAAGCCTTTACCCCAGGCCGGAATCTGATGTTCCTACTGATGGGCAGTGCGTACGCCTATCAACTTGGTGCTTCATCAGTCGCCATCGGGTTGTTGGCAGAGCAGTTCAGCTTGTTCCCGGATCAGCGGCCACCGTTCCTTGCTAATGCCGGGGAAGCCATCGAGGCTGCAATGGGGCGCCGCATCAAGATACTGACACCTCTAATCGAGTTCGGCAAAGCAGACGTCGTCAGACTTGCAAATGAAAAAGGCGTGAGCGGCACCTACTCGTGTCACACCGGTGATTCACTGCCTTGTGGTCGCTGCATCGCCTGTCTTGAGTTTCAATTCAACGAAGGAGAATGACATGGGTGGAGGTTCCGGCGGCGGCTTATTCAGTTCAGACATCAAGAGCCTAGAGGACAAGGTTAAACAGCGCCTCGCCGAAGCCATAGGGGACGTCAGTAGGCACGTTTTCATCAGCTTCGACCATGATGACCTCCATGAGGTGAACTTGCTCCGAGGGCAGGCCAAAAATGACAAACTTGACCTGCAATTTGATGATCATTCGCTCAAGGAACCCGTCGACAGCGCGAACGCGGACTACATCAAGCGGAACATTCGCGAAAAAATAGATCGCTGCTCTGTAACGGTGGTTTATCTAACCGACAAAACTGCTTCAAGCGAATGGGTCAACTGGGAAATCGAAGAGAGCCTTAAGCGCGGCAAAGGCGTTGTCGGGGTCCACAAGGGTGATATTCCGCCTGCCAAGACACCACCAGCTTTCCAGCAGAACGGGTGTAAAGCAGTGAAGTGGGGGCATGCTGCTCTTATGGAGGCTATTGAGGAAGCAAGCACCAAGCGTTGATCTCTGGTTCGGAAATATGACTTGCAAATTAGAACCACTGATGTGGACAATAAATAGATTTATAAGACGCATCATATTTGCCGCTCACGCTAACGGGTTGAATATATGGTGACAAGGTCAGGACACCAATTATTGCGACCTCGACTACACGGCTCTGGAAATTTGAAGCGCATGGCTATCCCCAACCACCACTGCGGTAGAGTGCGATCACCCAGAATGCTTACCTACTTTCGCAGAGAAGATCAGCCAACTATGAGAATGCTCGTTAGTCATTCGACTCGTGATACCCGTGTCCGCGTACTTTGGAGATTTATAGACGAGTTGCAGATCGCGCTTAACGTAGCTGGTGTACCGATTCAGCTTGTCAATGTCGTATCTGAATGCGGAACAAAACAAGTTCCCGACCTCCCCGGTGAGCTACGCAGCGCTACAGCGGCCACAGATTTGACGATGATGGTTCTCACACAGGGCTATGTTAACTCAATGCGGTGTGACGACGAGATGCACGGTCGCGCTCAAAGCTCCTGCCGTGACTGCCCTTCTCATCGTCTCTTCCCTGTTCGGTGGCGGACTTATCCATGGGATAAATTGTGGTCACGGAGTATCGAAGGGTGGGGGTAGATCTCCAGGACGTGATG
This sequence is a window from Acidithiobacillus ferridurans. Protein-coding genes within it:
- a CDS encoding 8-oxoguanine DNA glycosylase codes for the protein MKVDIINRTIRAMCGEVKAQGSALQDWHLLTEEELLYEAALCIFGSQMVFEMAVATADRLRDVGLILPQCRLDHGEYESRIIAVLSEPLVMVGKDGSTRWARPRLKNRLASLLATTVAEIYGKGRSIRSLLFAAESAKGAREVLIQNIWGFGPKQASLFLRRVGCCADLAVLDVHVLDYLQLARGLSLTPSRLGRLSFYEEIEDTFREVADEFGYSLGCVDLATWLTMRVAKREAYL
- a CDS encoding TIR domain-containing protein, translated to MGGGSGGGLFSSDIKSLEDKVKQRLAEAIGDVSRHVFISFDHDDLHEVNLLRGQAKNDKLDLQFDDHSLKEPVDSANADYIKRNIREKIDRCSVTVVYLTDKTASSEWVNWEIEESLKRGKGVVGVHKGDIPPAKTPPAFQQNGCKAVKWGHAALMEAIEEASTKR
- a CDS encoding 7-cyano-7-deazaguanine synthase → MSFVNLVSGGLDSTLVGVMAKEDHIDHFPLFIDYGQRAANKEWATCQAVHKQLGLPEPTKMDLSGFGRVIVSGLTSTELDIKNEAFTPGRNLMFLLMGSAYAYQLGASSVAIGLLAEQFSLFPDQRPPFLANAGEAIEAAMGRRIKILTPLIEFGKADVVRLANEKGVSGTYSCHTGDSLPCGRCIACLEFQFNEGE